Proteins co-encoded in one Lysobacter solisilvae genomic window:
- the parE gene encoding DNA topoisomerase IV subunit B — protein MSSRYNAADIEVLSGLDPVKRRPGMYTDTTRPNHLAQEVIDNAVDEALAGHARIIDVTLFSDGSCEVSDDGRGMPVDIHPEEKIPGIELILTRLHAGGKFSNKNYTFSGGLHGVGVSVVNALSKHVDVYIKREGNEYHMSFKDGDRASQLNVVGTVGKKNTGTRLRFWPDPKYFDTPKFNLRALKHLLRAKAVLCPGLTVRLTDEPTGETHEWMYEDGLRDYLKGELAGLEALPPDLFVGSLKKDTEVVDWAVAWLPEGDLVQESYVNLIPTAQHGTHVNGLRTGFTDALREFCDFRNLLPRGVKLAPEDVWDRVAFVLSVKMTDPQFSGQTKERLSSRQAAGFVEGAAHDAFSLWLNQHTDLGEKIAQLAIERASARLKTEKQVTRKKITQGPALPGKLADCTSTDLSRTELFMVEGDSAGGSARQARDKDFQAILPLRGKILNTWEVASGSVLASQEVHDLAVAIGCDPGKDDLSGLRYGKVIILADADSDGLHIATLLTALFVRHFPSLVAAGHVFVAMPPLFRVDVGKQVFYALDEEEKRILLERIEREKGDRKKGLSGPVNTTRFKGLGEMNPSQLRESTIHPDTRRLVQLTVDDNVETHALLDMLLAKKRAGDRKSWLETKGDLATLEV, from the coding sequence ATGAGCTCACGCTACAACGCCGCCGACATCGAAGTCCTTTCCGGCCTTGACCCGGTCAAGCGCCGTCCGGGCATGTACACCGACACCACCCGTCCGAACCATCTGGCGCAGGAGGTGATCGACAACGCCGTCGACGAGGCGCTGGCCGGCCACGCGCGCATCATCGACGTGACGCTGTTCAGCGACGGCAGTTGCGAGGTATCCGATGACGGCCGCGGCATGCCGGTGGACATCCATCCGGAAGAGAAGATCCCCGGCATCGAGCTGATCCTCACGCGGCTGCACGCCGGCGGCAAGTTCAGCAACAAGAACTACACCTTCTCCGGCGGCCTGCACGGCGTGGGCGTGAGCGTGGTCAACGCGCTGTCCAAGCATGTCGACGTGTACATCAAGCGCGAAGGCAACGAGTACCACATGAGCTTCAAGGACGGCGACCGCGCCTCCCAGCTCAATGTCGTGGGCACGGTCGGCAAGAAGAACACGGGCACGCGCCTGCGCTTCTGGCCCGACCCCAAGTACTTCGACACGCCCAAATTCAACCTGCGCGCCCTCAAGCACCTGCTGCGCGCCAAGGCCGTGCTCTGCCCTGGCCTCACCGTGCGCCTGACGGACGAGCCCACCGGCGAAACGCATGAGTGGATGTACGAGGACGGCCTGCGCGACTACCTCAAGGGCGAACTGGCCGGACTTGAAGCGCTGCCGCCCGACCTGTTCGTCGGATCGCTGAAGAAGGACACCGAGGTCGTCGACTGGGCGGTAGCCTGGTTGCCCGAGGGCGATCTGGTGCAGGAAAGCTACGTCAACCTGATTCCCACCGCCCAGCACGGCACGCACGTCAACGGCCTGCGAACGGGTTTCACCGATGCGCTGCGCGAGTTCTGCGACTTCCGCAACCTGCTGCCGCGTGGCGTGAAGCTGGCCCCGGAAGACGTGTGGGACCGCGTCGCCTTCGTGCTGTCGGTGAAGATGACCGACCCGCAATTCAGCGGCCAGACCAAGGAACGCCTGTCCTCGCGCCAGGCGGCGGGCTTCGTCGAAGGCGCCGCGCACGACGCGTTCTCGCTGTGGCTCAACCAGCACACCGACCTGGGCGAGAAGATCGCGCAGCTGGCGATCGAGCGCGCGAGTGCGCGCCTGAAGACCGAAAAGCAGGTCACCCGCAAGAAGATCACACAGGGTCCCGCCCTGCCCGGCAAGCTCGCCGATTGCACCTCCACCGACCTGTCGCGTACCGAGCTGTTCATGGTGGAAGGCGACTCGGCCGGCGGCAGCGCGCGCCAGGCCCGCGACAAGGACTTCCAGGCGATCCTGCCGCTGCGCGGCAAGATCCTCAACACTTGGGAAGTCGCGTCCGGCAGCGTGCTGGCCTCGCAGGAAGTGCACGACCTGGCCGTGGCCATCGGCTGCGATCCGGGCAAGGACGATCTGTCGGGACTGCGCTACGGCAAGGTGATCATCCTGGCCGACGCCGACTCCGACGGCCTGCACATCGCGACGCTGCTCACCGCGCTGTTCGTCCGGCACTTCCCTTCGCTGGTCGCCGCGGGCCACGTCTTCGTGGCGATGCCGCCGCTGTTCCGCGTCGACGTGGGCAAGCAGGTGTTCTACGCGCTGGACGAGGAAGAGAAGCGGATCCTGCTGGAACGGATCGAGCGCGAGAAAGGCGACCGCAAGAAGGGCCTGAGCGGCCCGGTCAACACCACGCGCTTCAAGGGACTGGGCGAGATGAACCCCTCGCAGCTGCGCGAGTCAACCATCCATCCCGACACGCGCCGGCTGGTGCAGCTCACGGTCGACGACAACGTGGAAACCCACGCGCTGCTGGACATGCTGCTGGCCAAGAAGCGGGCGGGGGATCGCAAGAGCTGGCTCGAAACCAAGGGCGACCTGGCGACGCTGGAAGTCTGA
- a CDS encoding NAD(P)/FAD-dependent oxidoreductase: MESREDVVILGAGVIGLAAALALQQAGRRVRVIDAGRIGGGASHGNCGTITPSHAPPLAGPGMVSVALRWMLTPDAPLYVKPRLDPGLWRWLLGMAARCNPRDWQASAQAKSALLNDSRARLAHWVQSMGLDCEFAEAGVDYVFRDARAFAEEQQEMDALRGLGVRVEAIDGPRYETMEPALKPGLAGVMRFDGDAVLRPDRYVAELARQVRARGGVIDEHDAMVAVAFDRDEVRVRTDRGLVRAHEAVFALGAWSPRMAAALGFPALRRAVQPGKGYSITYTRPEQVPRRPLVLRERSVCVTAWDSGFRLGSTMEFSGFDETLNARRLAALERGASEYLHAPVGPQVCERWFGWRPMCIDDVPLIGPVPGQQRAWIATGHGMMGVSMSAGTGQLLADLITGRAPALDPTPYRPDRFR; the protein is encoded by the coding sequence ATGGAATCCCGCGAAGACGTAGTGATCCTCGGCGCCGGCGTGATCGGCCTGGCTGCCGCACTGGCCCTCCAGCAGGCGGGCCGCCGCGTGCGCGTGATCGACGCCGGCCGCATTGGCGGCGGCGCCTCGCACGGCAACTGCGGCACGATCACGCCCAGCCATGCACCGCCGCTGGCCGGGCCGGGCATGGTGTCGGTCGCCCTGCGCTGGATGCTGACGCCCGATGCGCCGCTGTACGTCAAGCCGCGGCTGGACCCGGGGCTGTGGCGCTGGCTGCTGGGCATGGCCGCGCGCTGCAATCCGCGCGACTGGCAGGCCAGCGCACAGGCGAAGTCCGCGCTGCTCAACGACTCGCGCGCGCGGCTGGCGCATTGGGTACAGTCGATGGGGCTGGACTGCGAGTTCGCCGAGGCCGGCGTGGATTACGTGTTTCGCGATGCGCGGGCATTCGCCGAGGAGCAGCAGGAAATGGACGCGCTGCGCGGCCTGGGCGTGCGCGTGGAGGCGATCGACGGACCGCGCTACGAAACGATGGAGCCGGCCCTCAAGCCCGGCCTCGCCGGCGTGATGCGTTTCGACGGCGACGCGGTCCTGCGGCCGGACCGGTACGTGGCCGAACTGGCGCGCCAAGTGCGCGCGCGCGGCGGTGTCATCGACGAGCACGACGCGATGGTCGCCGTCGCCTTCGACCGCGACGAGGTGCGCGTGCGCACCGACCGCGGCCTGGTGCGGGCGCACGAAGCGGTGTTCGCGCTGGGCGCCTGGTCGCCGCGCATGGCCGCCGCTCTGGGTTTCCCGGCGCTGCGCCGCGCGGTGCAGCCAGGCAAGGGTTACTCGATCACCTATACGCGGCCGGAACAGGTGCCGCGAAGGCCGCTGGTGCTGCGCGAGCGGTCCGTGTGCGTCACCGCGTGGGACAGTGGCTTCCGCCTCGGCAGCACGATGGAGTTTTCCGGCTTCGACGAAACGCTCAACGCGCGCCGCCTCGCCGCCCTGGAGCGCGGCGCGTCCGAATACCTGCATGCGCCGGTGGGCCCGCAGGTCTGCGAGCGCTGGTTCGGCTGGCGGCCGATGTGCATCGACGACGTGCCGCTGATCGGACCGGTGCCGGGCCAGCAACGGGCGTGGATCGCGACCGGCCACGGCATGATGGGCGTCAGCATGAGTGCCGGTACCGGCCAGTTGCTGGCGGACCTGATCACGGGGCGCGCACCCGCGCTGGATCCCACGCCATATCGCCCCGATCGTTTCCGGTGA
- the eno gene encoding phosphopyruvate hydratase yields the protein MTNIAKIHAREILDSRGNPTLEAEVTLSDGSFGRAMVPSGASTGTKEAVELRDGDKTRYLGKGVRKAVENVNGTIATALAGFDAADQAGLDKRLIDLDGTENKGRLGANALLGVSMANAHAVAASKGLPLWKHLAGDRAAVLPVPMMNIINGGAHADNNVDMQEFMVLPVGMGTFAESLRAGAEVFHALKSVLKGRGLSTAVGDEGGFAPDLRSNEEALETILEAIGKAGYKAGEDILLGLDVASSEFFENGKYHLTGENKRLTSEQFVDFLANWAAQYPIVTIEDGMAEHDWAGWKLLTEKTGHKVQLVGDDLFVTNPKIFREGIDQAVANAILIKVNQIGTLSETLEAIAMADAAGYAAVVSHRSGETEDTTIADIAVATTATQIKTGSLCRSDRVAKYNQLLRIEEQLGAAAKYAGRDAFISLRR from the coding sequence ATGACCAACATCGCCAAGATCCACGCCCGCGAAATCCTCGACAGCCGCGGCAATCCCACCCTGGAAGCCGAAGTCACCCTGAGCGACGGCAGCTTTGGCCGCGCGATGGTGCCCTCGGGCGCCTCGACGGGCACCAAGGAAGCGGTCGAACTGCGCGATGGCGACAAGACCCGCTATCTGGGCAAGGGCGTGCGCAAGGCCGTTGAAAACGTCAACGGCACGATTGCCACCGCGCTGGCGGGCTTCGACGCCGCCGACCAGGCCGGCCTGGACAAGCGTCTGATCGACCTGGACGGCACCGAGAACAAGGGCCGCCTGGGCGCCAACGCGCTGCTGGGCGTGTCGATGGCCAACGCACACGCAGTGGCCGCCTCGAAGGGCCTGCCGCTGTGGAAGCACCTGGCCGGCGACCGCGCCGCGGTGCTGCCGGTGCCGATGATGAACATCATCAATGGCGGTGCGCACGCCGACAACAACGTCGACATGCAGGAGTTCATGGTGCTGCCGGTGGGCATGGGCACGTTCGCCGAGTCGCTGCGCGCCGGCGCCGAGGTCTTCCACGCGCTCAAGTCGGTGCTCAAGGGCCGCGGCCTGAGCACGGCGGTCGGCGACGAGGGCGGTTTCGCACCGGACCTGCGCAGCAACGAGGAAGCGCTGGAAACCATCCTGGAAGCCATCGGCAAGGCGGGCTACAAGGCCGGCGAGGACATCCTGCTGGGCCTGGACGTGGCGTCCAGCGAGTTCTTCGAGAACGGCAAGTACCACCTGACCGGCGAGAACAAGCGGCTGACCTCCGAACAGTTCGTCGACTTCCTGGCGAACTGGGCGGCGCAGTACCCGATCGTGACGATCGAGGACGGCATGGCCGAACACGACTGGGCCGGCTGGAAGCTGCTGACCGAGAAGACCGGCCACAAGGTGCAGCTGGTCGGCGACGACCTGTTCGTCACCAACCCGAAGATCTTCCGCGAGGGCATCGACCAGGCCGTGGCCAACGCCATCCTGATCAAGGTCAACCAGATCGGCACCTTGAGCGAGACGCTGGAAGCCATCGCCATGGCCGACGCAGCCGGCTACGCGGCCGTCGTGTCGCACCGCTCGGGCGAGACCGAGGACACGACCATCGCGGATATCGCCGTGGCCACCACCGCCACCCAGATCAAGACCGGTTCGCTGTGCCGCAGCGATCGCGTGGCCAAGTACAACCAGCTGCTGCGCATCGAAGAGCAGCTGGGCGCTGCGGCCAAGTACGCCGGTCGCGACGCCTTCATCTCGCTGCGGCGCTGA
- the ftsB gene encoding cell division protein FtsB yields MRWLRLLLVVLVGLLAFLQYRLWMGEGGSRSVAALRQQVEQQGRENAGLQQRNDALAAEVEDLKSGEAAVEERARSELGMIKPGETFYRVVESGADAAPDGAAATDPASATPATAPGAAQDDDASGPPPP; encoded by the coding sequence TTGCGCTGGCTGCGGCTGCTGCTGGTGGTGCTGGTCGGCCTGCTGGCCTTCCTGCAGTACCGGCTGTGGATGGGCGAGGGTGGAAGCCGTTCGGTGGCCGCCCTGCGCCAGCAGGTCGAGCAGCAGGGTCGTGAGAACGCCGGACTGCAGCAGCGCAACGACGCGCTGGCGGCGGAGGTCGAGGACCTCAAGTCCGGCGAAGCCGCGGTGGAGGAACGCGCCCGCAGCGAACTGGGCATGATCAAGCCCGGCGAGACTTTCTACCGCGTAGTCGAATCCGGTGCCGACGCCGCGCCGGACGGTGCGGCGGCGACCGATCCGGCGTCGGCCACCCCGGCGACGGCGCCCGGTGCCGCGCAGGACGACGACGCCAGCGGGCCGCCGCCGCCGTGA
- the ispF gene encoding 2-C-methyl-D-erythritol 2,4-cyclodiphosphate synthase, producing MTGIRIGQGFDVHAFGDGDHIVLGGVRIAHDRGVVAHSDGDVAIHALCDALLGALALGDIGQHFPPTDARWKDADSRTFLRHCVALAAQRGWRVGNADVTVICERPKVGPHAGAIRECLAADMGVEMDAVSIKATTTERLGFTGRGEGIAAQAVVLLVR from the coding sequence ATGACCGGCATCCGCATCGGGCAGGGCTTCGACGTGCACGCGTTCGGCGACGGCGACCACATCGTGCTGGGCGGGGTCCGCATCGCCCACGACCGCGGCGTGGTCGCGCACTCGGATGGCGACGTCGCCATCCACGCCTTGTGCGACGCCCTCCTGGGTGCGCTGGCGCTGGGCGACATCGGCCAGCATTTCCCGCCCACCGATGCACGCTGGAAGGATGCCGACAGCCGGACCTTCCTCCGCCATTGCGTGGCGCTGGCCGCGCAGCGCGGCTGGCGGGTGGGCAATGCCGATGTCACGGTGATCTGCGAGCGCCCCAAGGTCGGTCCGCACGCGGGCGCGATCCGCGAATGCCTGGCGGCCGACATGGGCGTCGAGATGGACGCGGTCAGCATCAAGGCGACCACGACCGAGCGGCTGGGCTTCACCGGTCGTGGCGAGGGCATCGCAGCGCAGGCCGTGGTGCTGCTGGTCCGCTGA
- the hutG gene encoding N-formylglutamate deformylase, giving the protein MSDAGQTYILHRGSAPLLISLPHDGSEIPAALAARMTEPARRAPDTDWNVSRLYAFARELGASLIVPRYSRYVVDLNRPPDDTSLYPGQNTTGLCPAVRFTGEPVYLPGEAPAPEEVVQRVEKYWRPYHDALAAELARIRAAHGRVLLWEGHSIKGSDLEFLFPGRLPDLNLGTAAGASCSPDVQARIEAALVAQSQFDYVVNGRFKGGYITRHYGDPAQGVDAVQLESSQRIYMDEASFEYLPERATLAQDVIRSLLVAALA; this is encoded by the coding sequence ATGTCCGACGCCGGCCAAACCTACATCCTCCACCGCGGCAGCGCGCCGCTGCTGATCAGCCTGCCGCATGACGGCAGCGAAATCCCGGCCGCCCTGGCCGCGCGGATGACGGAGCCGGCGCGGCGCGCACCGGACACCGACTGGAATGTCTCGCGGCTTTACGCGTTCGCCCGCGAGCTGGGCGCCTCGCTCATCGTGCCGCGCTATTCGCGCTACGTCGTCGATCTCAACCGCCCGCCCGACGACACGTCGCTCTATCCGGGCCAGAACACCACCGGCCTGTGCCCGGCGGTCCGTTTCACCGGTGAGCCCGTGTACCTGCCCGGCGAGGCGCCTGCACCCGAGGAAGTCGTCCAGCGCGTCGAGAAATACTGGCGTCCCTATCACGACGCGCTGGCGGCTGAACTGGCGCGCATCCGCGCCGCGCACGGCCGCGTGCTGCTGTGGGAAGGGCATTCGATCAAGGGCAGCGACCTGGAATTCCTGTTTCCCGGACGCCTCCCCGATCTCAACCTGGGTACCGCCGCCGGCGCGAGCTGTTCGCCGGACGTCCAGGCGCGCATCGAGGCTGCGCTGGTTGCGCAGTCGCAGTTCGATTACGTGGTCAACGGCCGTTTCAAGGGCGGATACATCACGCGCCACTACGGCGATCCGGCGCAGGGCGTCGATGCAGTGCAGCTGGAGAGCAGCCAGCGCATTTACATGGACGAGGCATCGTTCGAATACCTGCCCGAGCGGGCGACGCTGGCCCAGGACGTGATCCGGTCGTTGCTGGTGGCGGCGCTCGCGTAG
- the ispD gene encoding 2-C-methyl-D-erythritol 4-phosphate cytidylyltransferase: MSGDVWVVVPAAGRGVRFGGDIPKQYLQAAGRPLIEHALRALLAHPRVRGAVVALAPDDARWPGWKMLMDKPVLRCVGGDQRADSVLAALGALPASAGDDTLVLVHDAARPNVHAQDLDALIAAADASGQGALLAAPVRDTLKRADAHGAVAATQPRQGLWRALTPQAARRGLLTRALREARDAGVQVTDEAMALERLGLHPRLVEGREDNLKVTTPADLAVVEFLLQQRTPGASA; this comes from the coding sequence GTGAGCGGGGACGTCTGGGTGGTGGTGCCGGCCGCGGGCCGTGGCGTCCGCTTCGGTGGCGACATACCCAAGCAATACCTGCAGGCCGCCGGACGGCCGCTGATCGAACACGCCCTGCGCGCACTGCTGGCCCATCCGCGCGTGCGCGGGGCCGTCGTGGCGCTGGCGCCGGACGACGCCCGCTGGCCGGGCTGGAAGATGCTGATGGACAAGCCGGTCCTGCGTTGCGTGGGTGGCGACCAGCGGGCCGATTCGGTGCTGGCCGCGCTCGGTGCGTTGCCCGCATCGGCTGGCGACGACACGCTGGTGCTGGTCCACGATGCGGCGCGCCCGAACGTGCACGCGCAGGACCTCGACGCCCTGATCGCGGCGGCCGACGCCAGCGGCCAGGGTGCGCTGCTTGCCGCGCCCGTACGCGACACGCTCAAGCGCGCCGATGCACATGGCGCAGTGGCGGCCACGCAGCCGCGCCAGGGCCTGTGGCGCGCGCTGACACCGCAGGCAGCGCGGCGCGGACTGCTGACCCGGGCCCTGCGCGAGGCCCGCGACGCGGGCGTACAGGTCACCGACGAGGCGATGGCGCTGGAGCGCCTGGGCCTGCATCCGCGGCTGGTCGAAGGCCGCGAGGACAACCTCAAGGTGACCACGCCGGCCGACCTGGCCGTCGTCGAATTCCTGCTGCAGCAGCGCACGCCGGGAGCATCCGCATGA